Genomic segment of Rhodococcus rhodochrous:
TACCCATCGAAGCGAGGAAATCAACCCCGCTGAGGTCGACAATCAGTCCGGAGATGTCGGTGTCGAGAAGTGCGAGGGCTTCCTGCTCCAGGAGCGGGGCGCTCGTCATGTCGACTTCGCCGTTGACGGACAACACGGCCACGGAGCCGTTGCGGGTCGTGGAAATAGTCATATGCGGATGCGCGGTCATGGGATCGTTCACCTTGTCATCATGCAAGATCGTGCCGATAGACGCACACATCGGTCCGTCGGCCGTAGCCGCGACCCTCCGTGACCACCCTGTGACCATGCCGTCGTGGAGTCTGTAATGTTCCCTTTCGAGCAGGGAGGGAGGGGCGCCGAGTGGACATGCACCGAGCGCAGAGCGAGTCGGTCGAACCACCGTCGTTGCTCCTCATCGAGGACGATCCGGGTGACGCGCTCATCGTGGAGGAACTCGTCGTCGACAGCGCCCCCGAGATGACCGTCGTGTGGGTACAGACACTTGCGCAGGCCCGCGACGAACTCGCCACATCGGCTCCCGACTGCGTACTTCTCGACCTCCACCTGCCCGATGCGAGCGGGCTCGAAGCCGTTGCCCGCATCCAGGAGATCACAGATTCCGTCCCCATCGTCGTCCTCACCGGCCTCGCGGAGGAACAGACCGGCCTCGCCGCGTTGTCCGTGGGCGCCCAGGACTATCTCGTCAAGGGACGTGTCGAACCCGATCTGTTCGGCCGCGCCGTCCGCTACGCCATCCAGCGAAAGCAGACCGAGATCGCGGCGGCCGAACTCCAGGCGAGCCAGCTGCACGCACAGGAGAACGCCCGACTCGAACGCGGACTGCTCCCGTCCCCGCTCCTGCGCAACGGTCAGGAGTTCGACGTCGTCTCCCGCTACCGCCCCGGCCGGTCGTCCGCTCTTCTCGGCGGCGACTTCTACGACGTCGTGCAGACCGACGACGGCACCGTCCACGTTCTCATCGGCGACGTCTCCGGCCACGGCCCCGACGAGGCAGCCCTCGGCGTCGGGTTGCGCATCGCGTGGCGCACGCTCGTGCTCAGCGGGGTCGACGGCCCCCGCCGTTTGCACCAACTCGAGGAGATCCTCGTCGCGGAGCGCACGGAGAGTCGCTTCTTCGCCTCGATGACGAACCTCACGATGTGTGCCGACCGCAGCACCGTCGAGGTCATGCGGGCCGGTCATCCCGGTCTGCTGCTCCGACATGGCGGAACCATCGACTGGGTCGAAGCGCCCGGTGGTCCGGCTCTCGGCCTGCTGCCGGGTGTGGCCACCTGGCCCGTCCACACGATGGAGTTGCCCGAGGACGGCGCGATCGTGCTGTTCACCGACGGATTGTTCGAGGGGCATCGCGGCGACGGCCCGGAACGACTCGGTGAGGAAGGACTCCTCGAGCTCGCGCGCGAACGCGCTCATCTGCCGGCCGCCGAGTTCACCGACTCGCTGATCGACGGTGCCGAGAAACTCGCGGACAGTAGGGGAGGACTGTCCGACGACGTCGCAGTCGTCCACGTGCAATGGAACAGGAAGTGATCACCACCGCATGACGAACAACGACGCAACGGGGGAGGCGGGAGACGTGCGTCGTTCGCCGTCCCGCGGGCTGACGGTCCAGGGCTGGTTCCTCCTCGTACTGGGCGTGATGGGGCTGCTGGTCGTCGTCGGCACTGTGGTCGGCAGCCACTTCCTCCGTGAGACGACGGAGTACTCCAACTACGTGCGCGACCGAATCCAGCCCGCCCGCGTCGAGGCGTACCGGTTGCAGTCGGCGCTGATCAACCAGGAGACGGGCGCGCGGGGTTACATCCTCGCCGCCGACCCCGAGTTCCTCCGCCCCTACGAGGACGGACGACGCGACGAGGAGGCCGCGGCCGCCGAGTTGCGTGCCCTCGTCGGCGACGAGGAGGACCTGATGGCGGATCTCGAAGCGATCGAAAGGCACGCAGCGGAATGGCGGCGCGTGTACGCCGAACCCCTCATCTCCACTGTTGTGCCGGGAGAGCCCCGGTTCGTCGACCCCGCCGCCGTCGCAGCGGGGCGTGATGCCTTCGACAGGATCCGGGCCGCATTCGCCGTCCAGAACGCCGACCTCACGCAGGCCCGAGAAGACGGCATCGCCACCCTCGAGGACACCCGGACCACGCGGGATCGCATCCTCGCCGGCATGGTCGTGGTCTTCCTCCTCACCGGCGTCGGTCTGGCCGTTCTGCTCCAGATGATCGTGGTCCGACCGATCCAGCGGCTGCGGCAGGCCTCGCGCAAGGTGGTCGCGGGGGAGAACTTCGACGTCGAGATCGAACCGCAGGGTCCCGCCGACATCCGGGCACTCGGCCGGGATGTCGAGGACATGCGTGAGCGGATCGTGCGCGAACTGCAGGTCGCGCACGAACGCGAGGAGCAACTCGAGAACCAGACGACGGAACTGCGACGCTCGAACTCCGAACTCGAACAGTTCGCCTACGTCGCCTCCCACGACCTGCAGGAGCCGCTCCGCAAGGTCGCGTCCTTCTGTCAGCTGCTCGAGAAGCGCTACGGCGACCAGCTCGACGAACGCGGCAGCCACTACATCGCCTTCGCGGTCGACGGCGCGAAGCGTATGCAGGTGCTCATCAACGACCTGTTGACCTTCTCGCGGGTCGGACGAGTCAGCGACGCGCACGTCCGCACCGAACTGGACGTGACCCTCGACGCGGCCCTGACGAACATCTCCCAGGCGGTCGAGGAATCCGGGGCGAAGATCTCCCGGCCCGAGTCCCTGCCGACGATCGTGGGCGATCCCACACTGATGATCATGTTGTGGCAGAACCTGATCGGAAACGCGATCAAGTTCCGCCACGAGGACCGGCCCGTGGAGATCCGGATCGACTGTGAGGAGATCGTCGACGAGGGTGACGAGTTCTGGCGATTCTCCGTGCAGGACAACGGAATCGGTATCGCCGAGGAGTTCGCCGACAAGGTCTTCGTGATCTTCCAGAGGCTGCACGGCCGGGACGTCTACACCGGCACCGGCATCGGCCTGGCGATCTGCCGCAAGATCGTCGAATACCACGGTGGAGAGATCTGGCTCGACCCGCAGTATCGGGACGGCAGTCGCTTCTGCTTTACGATGCCCAAGGCAGACGACAGCATGTCTGCAACCGAAGTCGCTCTGAAAGGGGCATCTGCATGAGCGTTTCCGGGCGGCCGATCGACGTCCTCCTCGTCGAGGACGACCCCGGCGACGAATTGATGACGCGCGAAGCGTTCGAGGACAACAAGATCGGAAACACCCTCCACGTGGTCCGCGACGGCGAGGAGGCACTCGACTTCCTCTACCGGCGCGGTCAGTACGAGAATGCCCCTCGGCCCGACCTGATCCTCCTCGACCTGAACCTGCCCAAGTACGACGGACGGCAGGTCCTCGAGCAGGTCAAGTCCGACTCCGACCTCACCGACATCCCCGTCGTGGTCCTCACCACCTCGGCAGCGGAAGAGGACATCCTCCGCAGCTACAAGCTGCACGCCAACGCGTACGTGACGAAGCCGGTCGACCTCGACCAGTTCATCCGCGCGGTGCGCCAGATCGACGAGTTCTTCGTCCAGGTGGTGCGCCTGCCGCGACGCTGAGCGCGCACGGTCACAGACGAAAATCGGGCGGATCCTTTCGAAGGATCCGCCCGATTCGTGTCCGTGGAGGTTGCCGGTCAGACTCCGAAGTCGGCCTTCACCTGCTGGGTGCGCTTGTGCTCGACGAAGAAGGACAGGAACGGGATGGTGCCCGCCAGGAGCGTCCACACCGTCCGGGCGATCGGCCAGCGCACCTTGATGGACAGGTCGAAGGTGAGGACCAGGTACACCGCGTACACCCAGCCGTGCACGATCGCGATCCAGGCCGGCACGTTCTCGACACCGATGATGTACTTGGCGACCATCTCACCGGTGAGGATGAGCAGCCAGATACCGGTCGCGTAGGCGAGCACGCGGTAACGCAGAAGAGCGGACCGGATCTTCTTCCGGTCGGCCTCACTGACGACGCGCGGCGTGGTGGCCTGGCCGGACGCCTGCTCGGGGGTCGTGCTCACTGAGCGCTCCTATCGGACCTGCGCGCCAGTTGCGCGAGGTACTCGTTGTACTCGTTGATCTGTTGTGCGTCGGGATCCGCGGCCTCCTGCTCGCGTGCCTCGGCGAGCGTGCGCGGTCGGGTGGGAAGAAGATCCTCGGGGATCTCGGTGGGCTCGTCCGAATCGGACGGGCGTCGTCCGCCGGTGCTCTCGGCTTCCTGCTCCTCCGCCTCGAGGCGGACGAAGCGCCGGTAGGCGTAGACGCAGAAGAAGGCGAACGCGGGCCACTGGAGGGCGTAGCCGAGATTCTGGTAGGTGCCGCCGACCGCTTCGAAACGGACCCACTGCCAGTAACCGAGGCCGAGGCATCCGGCCGCGGCCACCAGGACCAGGATGATCAGGGCCAACCGGCGGGGAGGGCGATGCTCGGACACGCCCTCGACGGTACCCGAACGGTGCACCGACCTGCCAAGACCGGTCGGTGCACCGTGGGTGAGGTCACGTGGTGCGCGAGGGGGGACTCGAACCCCCACGTCCTATGGACACTGCGTCCTAAGCGCAGCGCGTCTGCCGTTCCGCCACTCGCGCGTCACGGACACAATACGTCACGAGGACGGCTCTTCCCTACGGAAGGTGAAGCGGCGCCGCCCGGCCCAGGTCGGTGTCTGGGTGTGGCAGTTGGGGCACAGAAACCGGACGTTGTCGGGTCTCGAATCGTTGGGATTTCCGTCGATGTGGTCGACGTGGAAGACCAACGGCCGGCCGTACCAATATGGCTCCGTGCCGCAACCTTCGCATTCGTGTGGGCGACCGGACTCGATGAGAGCCCGACGCAGTAGATGAGGTTTGGTTCGTGGCGAGCCTGCCGGTGTCTCGACCAGGATCGTGGTCCAGTGCCGCTTCACCACAGGTCCACCCTGAACGGGAGGGCGGCCGGTGAAGTGGGACGTATCGATACCGAGTGCCCTGATCCTGCGGGTCAGATGCGTGTGATGTCCTCCGTTGGGTTTGAGACCGAAGTACCGCATGACGTCGGCGAAGTTGACGCAGCTGCGAACTGCCTCTTCGAGCATCTCCTTCGTGTACTTGACCGGTCGCGTCACCGTGTCCCCGCTTCCACCTCGATGCTCGACTCGGCTGGAGCCGCGTCGAGGGCTCGGATCGGTCGGTTGTGTCGGATCCTCCTGCCCCAGGTGGGTGTCTGGCTGTGGCAGTTGGGGCACAGGAAGCGGAGGTTCTCCGGACGGGAATCGTTCGGATTGCCGTCGATGTGGTCGACGTGCAGTGCGAGCGGCGATTTCCGCCATTCCGGACCGGTGCCGCAGTTCTCGCACCTGTGCGACCGCCCGGATTCGATGAGCGCTCGTCTGAGGCGGGCAGCTTCTCTGCGGTTGGAGCCGGCCGGTGAGACCGTGAGCACCTCCGACCAGTGCAGGCGGTTCCGAGGCGGTATCCCCTTCTGGTGGGCCATACCCCGGAAGTGGGACGTGTCGATTCCGTAGAGCTTGATTCGTCGGCTGATGTTGGCATGGTTGCCGCCGTCTTCGCGTAATCCGAATTGCCTCAACACGCCCGCGACGCTGGTCGCCTTCGCGACCGCCTCCTCGAGGACCTCCCGCGTGTACTTCACCCTTCTCCCCACCGTGCCCCCTGTCGAATATTTGTTCGATTCGCCCGAAAGCTATCGCAGGGCGCCGACACGTTTTCGATCTTGCGATGCACGATCCGCGACGGCCGTCAATGGGTAACGATTTGATAACGAAAAACGTGAGGGATTCCTCGGGTTCATGGACGTCCACGCATCGACGCAGCCAGGAGTGATTCCGGTTACCGACCAGTTACTTTCAAGCAGTCGTGTGAGGGAAATCACTGGTGGGGGAGGTGTCGAGCAAACTGCGCGAAACAAAACATGAGGAACCCCTCATGATTTTGTGCGAACCTTGGCGTGCCCGAACAGCGGACCACTAGTCCAGCAGCACACCGGCGCGCAGCGCTGACACACGAAGCCTCGACGCCGGGGTGTTCAGGAGAGGAACCACACGCGTGACGATCGACGAGACCACACCAGGCGACAACGGACGGAACTCGAAGGCATCACGACGCACCACCGATCGGTCCACGGCAGCCGCTCCGGCCCGTGCCCTGGTCGACAAGCTCCTCGCGGGTGAGCCCTACGCGCTCGCATTCGGCGGCCAGGGAGCCCCCTGGCTGACCTCGCTCGAGGAGCTCAGCCGCGACAACGGACTCGAACCGGTCCTCACCGACCTGGTCAACCGCGCCACCGCGCACCTCGCCCCGGTCGCGAGCGACCTCGTCGTGGTCCGTCCGACGGGCTTCGACCCCGTCGCGTGGATCCTCGAGGCCGAACTCGCCGACGAGGACGACGCGCCCACCGGCCCCTCCGAAGCCGCTCTCACCTCCGCCGCCGTGTCGCTTCCCGGCGTCTTCCTCACTCAGGTCGCCGCACTGCGTGCGCTCGCGAACCAGGGCCTCGACGTCGACTCCGTCGCGCCGAGTGCGGTCATCGGCCACTCGCAGGGCGTCCTCGCCGTCGAGTCCGTCGCCGCCGCCGGCCGCAAGGACGCCGAGATCCTCGCGATCGCCCAGCTCATCGGTGCCGCCGCGACCCTCGTCGGACGTCGTCGCGGCCTGATCTCCGGCGCCGGCAAGTACCCGATGCTCGCCGTCGCCAACGTCGACCCCGAGCGCCTGCGCGCGATCGTCGCCGAGGTCTTCGAGGGCCAGGATGCCGAGCGCAGCGCCGTCGTCGCGATCCGCAACGCCCGGCGTCGTGTCGTGCTGTCGGGCCCGCCCGCCGCCCTCGAGCGCGTGCAGCAGCGCTGTGAGCAGATCTCCGCCGCGGAGACCCGCGAGCGTGAGGCCAAGAAGCGCGGTGGCGCCGTGTTCTCCCCGACCTTCGAGCCCGTCGCGGCCGAGGTCGGCTTCCATCACCCCGCATTCGCGGATGCCGTGGAGCAGGTCGCCGACTGGGCCGCCCGCTGCGAGCTCGACGCCGAGCTCGCGCGCAGCCTGGCGCAGGCCATCCTCGTCGCCCCGATCGACTGGGTCGAGCAGGTCGACTCCGCCGTCGCGTCCGGTGCCTCGTGGATCCTCGACCTCGGCCCGGGGGAGCTCCTCACCCGCATGACCAGCTCGGGCCTGCGCGGTCAGGGCGTCGGCATCATCGCCGCCGCGACCCGCGGCGGTCAGCGCAACCTCCTCACCCCGGGCGCCGAGCCCGAGGTTCCGCGTGCCTGGTCGGAGTTCGCTCCGAAGCCGGCCGCGCTGCCCGACGGCCGCATCGCCGTCGAGACGGCCTTCACCCGCCTGACGGGCCGTTCGCCGATCCTGCTCGCGGGCATGACCCCCACGACCGTCGATCCGAAGATCGTCGCCGCGGCCGCGAATGCCGGCCACTGGGCCGAGCTCGCCGGTGGCGGTCAGGTCACCGAGCAGATCTTCGCCGACCACGTCGCCGAGCTCACCGAGCTGCTCGAGCCGGGTCGCGCCGTCCAGTTCAACTCGATGTTCCTGGACCCCTACCTGTGGAAGCTGCACGTCGGCGGCAAGCGCCTCGTGCCCAAGGCCCGTGCGGCCGGTGCGCCCTTCGACGGCGTCGTCGTCACCGCCGGTATCCCGGAGCTCGACGAGGCCGTGCAGATCATCTCCGACCTGCGTGAGGCCGGCATCGAGCACGTTGCCTTCAAGCCGGGCACGGTCGCGCAGATCCGTTCGGTGATCCGCATCGCCAACGAGGTCCCGGACTACCCGGTCATCGCCCACATCGAGGGCGGCCGCGCCGGTGGTCACCACTCGTGGGAGGACCTCGACGACCTGCTCCTCGACACCTACGCCGAGCTGCGCACGCGCCCGAACCTGGTGCTGTGCGTCGGCGGTGGCATCGGTACGCCGGAGAAGGCCGCCGACTACCTGACCGGTCGCTGGTCGACCGTCTACGGTTTCCCCGCGATGCCGCTCGACGGAATCCTCGTCGGCACCGCCGCGATGGCGACCCTCGAGGCCACCACGGCTCCCGAGGTCAAGCAGCTGCTCGTCGACACCCCCGGCACCCCCGACTGGGTCGCCGCCGGCACCGCGACCGGCGGTATGGCCTCCGGCCGCAGCCAGCTCGGCGCCGACATCCACGAGATCGACAATGCTGCGTCGCGCACGGGTCGCCTCCTCGACGAGGTCGCCGGTGACGCCGATGCCGTGGCCGCCCGCCGCGACGAGATCATCGAGGCCCTGAACGGAACGGCGAAGCCGTACTTCGGTGACCTCGACACCATGACCTACCTGCAGTGGCTCGAGCGTTACCTCGAGCTGGCCGTCGGTGCGGACAACGGCGCCGAGTTCGATTGCGGCACCGACCTCGCGGACGTCCTCGCCGAGGCGCACACCAGCCCGTGGCTGGACGTGTCCTGGCGTGAGCGTTTCCGCGACATGCTGCAGCGCGCCGAGGCACGCCTGCATCCCGTCTGCCGGGGCCCGATCCCGACCCTGTTCGACGACGACGCGGTGCTCGAGCGTCCGTACGCCGCGATCAAGTCGCTGCTCGCGCAGTACCCCGACGCGGGCGAGGTCGTGCTGCATCCCGCCGACGTACCGTTCTTCGTGTCGCTGTGCCGCACGCCCGGCAAGCCCGTGAACTTCGTTCCGGTCGTCGACCAGGACGTGCGTCGCTGGTGGCGTTCGGATTCGCTGTGGCAGGCCCACGATCCGCGGTACTCCGCAGACCAGGTCTGCGTCATCCCCGGCACCGTCGCCGTCGCCGGTATCACCCGCGTCGACGAGCCGGTCGGTGAACTCCTCGACCGCTTCGAGAAGGCCACGGCCGACGAGCTCGTCGCCGAGGGCGTGGAGCCGGTCGAGCTCGCCGCGCGTCGCCACCGCGACATCGCGCCGGGTCTGCTCGACGCCGTGCTGTCCTCGCCCGACGTCTCGTGGGCGGGTCGCCAGACCCGCAACCCGATCCACCGTCTCGGTGATCTGGACGAGTGGACCGTCGAGTCGGAGACCGCTGCCTCGCACGCCCCGACGGGTGCGACCCTGACGATCCTCGACGACGAGCACGTCGGCCTGCGGGTTCCGCTGGTGCGCGACAAGGCTGTCGAGATCCGCCTGACCGTGCCCTCCTCGGTCGTCTCCGGTGGCGCGCCCGTCGTCACCGAGGCCGACGCCGATGCGGCGATGTCCGCGCTGCTCGGTGTCGCCGCCGGTCAGGAACTGCCCGAGGTCAAGAAGGGCGCTGCCCGCATCACCCTCGGCTGGCTGCCGGAGAAGATCGCCGACCACGCCGGTGTCACCGGTTCGGGCCTGCCCGCGAACCTGACGCCGAGCGGCAACGGTGTGCCCGATGTGCTCGTGGGTGCCTGCTGGCCGGCCGTCTTCGCTGCGTTGGGCGCCGCCCGCACCGAGACCGATCTCTCGGTCATCGAGGGCATGCTCGACCTGGTCCACCTGGATCACGCGATCGACGTCAAGAACGGTCTGCCCACCGATCCCGCCTTCCTGGGCGTCAAGGCCGAGGTCACCGGTGTCTCCGACACCGACCTGGGTCGCGTCGTCGAGGTCGACGTGGTCATCACCGCCGACAGCGGTGACGGATCCGGCGACCGCGTGGTCGCCACCCTGGCCGAGCGGTTCGCGATCCGCGGCCGCACCGGCACCGCCGATCTCGCCGATCCGGTCCGCGCCGGTGGTGCTCTCACCGAAGCCGTCGCCGAGACGCCGCGCCGCCGCCGCCGCGACGCCGTGATCGTGGCGCCGACCGACATGAGCGCTTTCGCGAAGGTCTCCGGCGACCACAACCCGATCCATACCTCCGACAACGCCGCGCTGCTCGCCGGTCTCGGAAGCCCGATCGTCCACGGCATGTGGCTGTCGGCCGCTGCGCAGCAGGTCGTCACCGCGATCGAGCAGGACGCGAAGCTGCCGGTCCGTCGCCTGACGGCATGGACCACCCGCTTCCTGGGCATGGTCCGTCCGGGCGCGAAGATCGACGTGCGCGTCGACCGCATCGCCACGGACGGTGGAGCCGAGGTCGTCGAGGTCGGTTGCCGCGTCGACGGTGACCTTGTGATGGTCGCGACCGGCCGTATCGCCGCGCCGAAGACCGTCTACGCCTTCCCGGGCCAGGGCATCCAGCGTCCCGGCATGGGCCTCGACGCCCGTGCCCGCTCGAAGGCCGCCCGCGAGATCTGGGAGCGCGCCGACAAGCACACCCGCGAGGCTCTCGGCTTCTCGATCCTGGCCGTGGTCCGCGACAACCCGACGGTCCTCAAGGCCCGCGGCGTCACCCACAAGCACCCCGACGGCGTGCTGCACCTGACCCAGTTCACGCAGGTCGCGATGGCGACCCTCGGTGTCGCGCAGATCGCCGAGCTCAAGGAGGCCGGTGCGTTCGTCGACGACGCCTTCCTGGCCGGTCACTCGGTGGGTGAGTACAACGCGCTCGCCGCGGTCGCCGGTGTGCTGCCGCTCGAGGCCGTCCTCGAGGTCGTCTTCCAGCGCGGCTCCGCGATGCACGCCCTCGTGCCGCGCGACGAGCACGGCCGCTCGAACTACCGCATGGCCGCGATCCGGCCGTCGCAGTTCGGTGTGGACGACGCGGACCTGCAGGCCTTCGTCGCCGGTGTCGCCGAGGAGACCGGGGAATTCCTGGAGATCGTCAACCTCAACCTGCGCGGATCGCAGTATGCGATCGCCGGTACGGTCGCCGGCCTCGAAGCCCTCGAGTCCGTGATCGAGCGCAAGGTCGCCGAGTTCGGTGGCAAGCGCGCGTTCATCCTCGTCCCGGGCATCGACGTGCCGTTCCACTCGACCGTGCTGCGCGGCGGTGTCGACGACTTCCGTGAGCGCCTGCTCGCCCTGCTGCCGCAGGAGATCGACCCGGACATCCTCATCGGCCGGTACATCCCGAACCTCGTGCCCAAGCCGTTCGATCTGGGCCGCGAGTTCATCCAGGAGATCGCCGACCTGGTGCCGTCGCAGCCGCTCGCCGACGTCCTCGCGGACTTCGACAGCTGGTCGGCCAAGCCGGTCGAGCTCACCCGCGTGGTGCTCGCCGAGCTGCTGGCCTGGCAGTTCGCGTCGCCGGTGCGCTGGATCGAGACGCAGGACCTGCTGTTCGCCGACGAGGCCGACGGTGGTCTCGGTGTCGAGCGGTTCGTCGAGGTCGGTCTCGGTGGCGCGCCCACCGTCGCGAACCTCGCATCGCAGACGCTGAAGCTGCCCGGTCGTTTCGGTCAGCCCGTCGAGGTGCTCAACATCGAGCGCGAGGCGTCGGTCGTCTACT
This window contains:
- a CDS encoding type I polyketide synthase, whose translation is MTIDETTPGDNGRNSKASRRTTDRSTAAAPARALVDKLLAGEPYALAFGGQGAPWLTSLEELSRDNGLEPVLTDLVNRATAHLAPVASDLVVVRPTGFDPVAWILEAELADEDDAPTGPSEAALTSAAVSLPGVFLTQVAALRALANQGLDVDSVAPSAVIGHSQGVLAVESVAAAGRKDAEILAIAQLIGAAATLVGRRRGLISGAGKYPMLAVANVDPERLRAIVAEVFEGQDAERSAVVAIRNARRRVVLSGPPAALERVQQRCEQISAAETREREAKKRGGAVFSPTFEPVAAEVGFHHPAFADAVEQVADWAARCELDAELARSLAQAILVAPIDWVEQVDSAVASGASWILDLGPGELLTRMTSSGLRGQGVGIIAAATRGGQRNLLTPGAEPEVPRAWSEFAPKPAALPDGRIAVETAFTRLTGRSPILLAGMTPTTVDPKIVAAAANAGHWAELAGGGQVTEQIFADHVAELTELLEPGRAVQFNSMFLDPYLWKLHVGGKRLVPKARAAGAPFDGVVVTAGIPELDEAVQIISDLREAGIEHVAFKPGTVAQIRSVIRIANEVPDYPVIAHIEGGRAGGHHSWEDLDDLLLDTYAELRTRPNLVLCVGGGIGTPEKAADYLTGRWSTVYGFPAMPLDGILVGTAAMATLEATTAPEVKQLLVDTPGTPDWVAAGTATGGMASGRSQLGADIHEIDNAASRTGRLLDEVAGDADAVAARRDEIIEALNGTAKPYFGDLDTMTYLQWLERYLELAVGADNGAEFDCGTDLADVLAEAHTSPWLDVSWRERFRDMLQRAEARLHPVCRGPIPTLFDDDAVLERPYAAIKSLLAQYPDAGEVVLHPADVPFFVSLCRTPGKPVNFVPVVDQDVRRWWRSDSLWQAHDPRYSADQVCVIPGTVAVAGITRVDEPVGELLDRFEKATADELVAEGVEPVELAARRHRDIAPGLLDAVLSSPDVSWAGRQTRNPIHRLGDLDEWTVESETAASHAPTGATLTILDDEHVGLRVPLVRDKAVEIRLTVPSSVVSGGAPVVTEADADAAMSALLGVAAGQELPEVKKGAARITLGWLPEKIADHAGVTGSGLPANLTPSGNGVPDVLVGACWPAVFAALGAARTETDLSVIEGMLDLVHLDHAIDVKNGLPTDPAFLGVKAEVTGVSDTDLGRVVEVDVVITADSGDGSGDRVVATLAERFAIRGRTGTADLADPVRAGGALTEAVAETPRRRRRDAVIVAPTDMSAFAKVSGDHNPIHTSDNAALLAGLGSPIVHGMWLSAAAQQVVTAIEQDAKLPVRRLTAWTTRFLGMVRPGAKIDVRVDRIATDGGAEVVEVGCRVDGDLVMVATGRIAAPKTVYAFPGQGIQRPGMGLDARARSKAAREIWERADKHTREALGFSILAVVRDNPTVLKARGVTHKHPDGVLHLTQFTQVAMATLGVAQIAELKEAGAFVDDAFLAGHSVGEYNALAAVAGVLPLEAVLEVVFQRGSAMHALVPRDEHGRSNYRMAAIRPSQFGVDDADLQAFVAGVAEETGEFLEIVNLNLRGSQYAIAGTVAGLEALESVIERKVAEFGGKRAFILVPGIDVPFHSTVLRGGVDDFRERLLALLPQEIDPDILIGRYIPNLVPKPFDLGREFIQEIADLVPSQPLADVLADFDSWSAKPVELTRVVLAELLAWQFASPVRWIETQDLLFADEADGGLGVERFVEVGLGGAPTVANLASQTLKLPGRFGQPVEVLNIEREASVVYSTDTDPAPVEDDDPAAPATESAPAAAAAPAPAAAPAAPAGGPTPDDIAFKAADATKVLIALWTKLRPDQIGPADTIEALCDGVSSRRNQLLVDLGSELSLGAIDGAADADMGALAGTVDRLARTYRPFGPVLSDSINDHLRKVFGPSGKRPAYIADRVTKVWGLGEGWASHVTAEAALGSRDGSSVRGGDLGGLTDGALADAASVDKLIDAAVQSVASRRGIAVSMPSAGGGGGATVDAAALGEFAEQITGRDGVLAGAARFVLEQLGHTEQVSGLADKADDELVDLVSAELGSDWPRLVAPAFDERKAVLIDDRWATAREDLARVWLGEQLEVERFTGAGRTVAAHAEFWGRKATEAGRTELAQTYAAIAGTAVVTEGAEYADEVAVVTGASKGGIGAAVAAKLLAGGATVVVTTSSLNDSRLGFYKELYARNARAGAALWVVPANMASYSDVDALIEWIGTETVEVAGGAKKLIKDALTPTLLFPFAAPRVAGSLADAGARAEMEMRVLLWSVERLIAGLSQIGYDRDVDTHLHVVLPGSPNRGKFGGDGAYGEAKAALDAIINRWSAERTWAERVTLAHALIGWVRGTGLMGGNDPLVEAVEAAGVRTWSTDEMAGELLKLVGPEATRLAAEAPLVADLTGGLSEVDVDLPALAKQAQDAADAVEEDEDDTATIAALPEPPRAEALPTPEWGTVTADLADTVVIVGAGELGPYGSARTRFEMEVDEELSAAGVLELAWVTGLIGWENDPKPGFYDTETGELVPEAEIADRYHDAVVERCGIRRYADDGAMIDNTAPLLTSVFLDKDLSFVVGSEAEARAFVDSDPENTVASVDAESGDWTVTRKAGTEIRVPRKAKLTRTVGGQIPTGFDVTKWGIPADMADSVDRVGLWNIVSTVDAFLTGGFTPSELLRWVHPSMVANTQGTGMGGMSSMRSLYIDTLLGESRANDILQEALPNVIAAHVVQSYVGGYGAMVHPVAACATAAVSVEEGVDKIKLGKADLVVAGGFDDLGIEGIVGFGDMSATAKSEDMQAKGISDRRFSRANDRRRGGFVESAGGGTILLARGDVALEMGLPVLGVVAWAGSFADGVHTSIPAPGIGALGAGRGGRESGLAKELRKLGLTADDIAVISKHDTSTAANDPNEAELHERLAAALGRSEGNPMFVVSQKSLTGHAKGGAAAFQLIGLCQVLAQGVVPPNRSLDCVDEKMAEFEHLVWPRTPIRFGEQLPLKAGLLTSLGFGHVSGLIAVVHPQAFVEAIPAERREAYLAKAAERTVAGKRRLVDAMTGGASLYQRPADRRLGGDSVPAPASRQLEADVLLSPEARLGEDDVYRSGLPGCK